The proteins below are encoded in one region of Podarcis raffonei isolate rPodRaf1 chromosome 6, rPodRaf1.pri, whole genome shotgun sequence:
- the PCIF1 gene encoding mRNA (2'-O-methyladenosine-N(6)-)-methyltransferase yields MAHENHGSSGEEAALMSHSPSTSHQNQPSSPKPVRQVQDLPDELVQAGWEKCWSKRESRPYYFNRFTNQSLWEMPLLGQHDVISDPLGLNATPMPAEGAVGDAAAAATAAAAAAAAAAAAAAAATSENKMRKRRLSEEVQPSGNSVKKPKVDVPANAPTQPTPNSSNAPGAALLKMFGVSPEDKQAALLRPTEVYWDLDIQTNAVIKQRAPSEVLSPHPEVELLRSQLMLKLRQHYRELCQQREGIEPPRESFNRWMLERKVVDRGTDPLLPSNCEPVVSPSMFREIMNDIPIRLSRIKFREEAKRLLFKYAEAAKRLIESRSASPDSRKVVKWNVEDTFSWLRRDHSASKEDYMDRLEHLRKQCGPHVSAAAKDSVEGICSKIYHISLEYVKRIREKHLAILKEHNISAEAETPEVQDRLVYCYPVRLAAPSPPLPNVEIHVENNVVCVRYKGEMVKVSRSYFSKLWLLYRYSCIDDSAFERFLPRVWCLLRRYQMMFGTGLYEGTGLQGALPVHIFEALHKLFGVSFECFASPLNCYFKQYCSAFLDTDGYFGSRGPCLDFFPISGSFEANPPFCEELMDAMVSHFEKLLEASNEPLSFIVFIPEWRDPPTPALTRMEQSRFKRHQLILPAFDHEYRSGSQHVCKKEEMYYKAVHNTAVLFLQNNSGFAKWEPNAERLQELVTAYKHSGRTLASSASSSSSSSSSASEKERETVQDQSTSRETTPN; encoded by the exons ATGGCCCATGAGAACCACGGCAGCTCTGGGGAAGAAGCTGCTCTGATGAGCCACTCGCCCAGCACCTCCCACCAGAACCAGCCCAGCTCCCCCAAACCTGTCCGGCAGGTCCAGGATTTGCCAG ATGAGCTGGTGCAGGCCGGCTGGGAGAAGTGCTGGAGCAAGCGGGAGAGCCGCCCCTACTACTTCAACCGCTTCACCAACCAGTCGCTCTGGGAGATGCCGCTTTTGGGGCAGCACGACGTCATT TCTGACCCTCTGGGCCTGAACGCCACCCCGATGCCTGCAGAAGGGGCAGTTGGCGATGCGGCTGCTGCAGctactgctgccgctgctgctgctgccgccgccgccgccgctgctgctgccgccacttctGAAAACAAGATGCGAAAGCGGAGACTCTCTGAGGAGGTTCAGCCCAGCGGCAACAGCGTGAAGAAGCCCAAG GTGGATGTCCCGGCAAACGCCCCTACTCAGCCAACACCCAACTCCTCCAACGCCCCTGGGGCGGCTCTGCTGAAGATGTTTGGTGTCTCTCCTGAAGACAAGCAGGCGGCTCTTTTGCGACCCACCGA AGTGTACTGGGACTTGGACATCCAGACCAACGCCGTGATCAAGCAGAGGGCGCCCTCGGAGGTGCTGAGCCCCCacccggaagtggagcttctcCGGTCCCAGCTGATGCTGAAGCTGCGCCAGCATTACCGGGAGCTCTGCCAGCAGCGAGAGG ggATCGAACCTCCGCGGGAATCCTTCAACCGCTGGATGCTGGAGCGGAAAGTGGTGGACAGAGGGACGGATCCTTTGCTGCCGAGCAACTGTGAACCGGTCGTGTCTCCTTCCATGTTCAGAGAAATCATGAATGACATTCCCATCAG ATTGTCCCGCATCAAGTTCCGGGAGGAAGCCAAGCGGCTGCTCTTCAAATACGCTGAGGCTGCAAAGAGGCTCATTGAGTCCAG GAGTGCCTCCCCAGACAGCAGGAAGGTGGTGAAGTGGAACGTGGAGGACACCTTCAGCTGGCTGCGACGGGACCACTCCGCCTCAAAGGAAGACTACATG GACCGCCTGGAGCACCTGCGCAAGCAATGTGGGCCCCACGTGTCGGCAGCAGCCAAGGACTCTGTGGAGGGCATTTGCAGTAAGATCTACCACATCTCTCTGGAGTACGTCAAGCGCATTCGTGAGAAGCACCTGGCCATCCTCAAGGAGCACAACATCTCTG CGGAGGCAGAGACTCCAGAGGTGCAGGACCGGCTTGTCTACTGCTACCCGGTGAGGCTGGCCGCCCCTTCCCCCCCGCTGCCAAACGTGGAGATCCACGTGGAGAACAACGTGGTGTGCGTCCGCTACAAGGGAGAGATGGTGAAAGTCAGCCGCAGCTACTTCAGCAAGCTG tgGCTGCTTTATCGGTACAGCTGCATCGACGACTCGGCCTTTGAGCGCTTCCTGCCGAGAGTGTGGTGCCTCCTCCGCAGGTACCAG ATGATGTTTGGCACCGGGCTCTACGAGGGGACCGGCCTGCAGGGGGCGCTCCCGGTGCACATCTTCGAAGCCCTGCACAAGCTCTTTGGCGTGAGCTTTGAGTGCTTTGCCTCCCCCTTGAACTGCTACTTCAAGCAGTACTGCTCGGCCTTTCTGGACACAGATGGCTACTTCGGCTCGAGGGG TCCCTGCCTGGATTTCTTCCCCATCAGTGGCTCGTTTGAGGCAAACCCTCCATTCTGTGAGGAGCTGATGGATGCCATGGTGTCCCACTTTGAG AAGCTGCTGGAGGCCTCCAATGAGCCCCTGTCCTTCATCGTCTTCATCCCAGAGTGGCGGGATCCTCCCACGCCGGCCCTCACCCGCATGGAGCAGAGCCGGTTCAAGCGCCACCAGCTCATCCTGCCCGCCTTCGACCACGAGTATCGCAGCGGCTCCCAGCATGTCTGCAAAAA GGAGGAGATGTACTACAAAGCTGTGCACAACACCGCTGTCCTCTTCCTGCAAAACAACTCCGGCTTCGCCAAGTGGGAGCCCAACGCCGAGAGACTGCAGGAGCTCGTCACGGCCTATAAGCACTCGGGGCGGACCCTGGCTtcatctgcctcctcctcctcctcgtcttcctcTTCAGCTTCAGAGAAGGAGCGAGAGACAGTTCAGGACCAGAGCACCAGCCGGGAGACCACCCCGAACTAG